tagggacttagaatGATCCAAGTGGAGAACATGGACTTAATCTACGTACAATTGTACGCATAATACATAACTAGTAATTGAATCTAACCAAATGGATTTATCTGCATTTGTCTAGGCCAGGACTAAAAtttcgaaatttaaaaaatacagaAACTAAAAGTGaccaatttaaaaaagtatagggactgaaattaactaaattaaagtacagAAACTAAATCcgcaacttttgtaaagtataGATAATTTAACTTATTGGATATTATGTGCCTAGGGGTACTTAATGGTGAATGCAATAAGGAGGAGAGATGGTGAAATAAACTTAGTGTGTCTAAAGATAAGACTTAGTAAAAAGAAACAACTTGAGGAGCTTTAAAAAGTTTCTATATTGTACTTCAAATGCACTTAAAATGAGTTGCGAAAACTCTTATGCGTTGCTGTAAAGAATATGAGTTACAAAATTAGAATATTAAATAGACATAATGAAGAGAAATttcaattacaaatatataaatacttaacAGATAACAATTTATCGATTGGGTCTTAATTCGATTGGCATGAATATTGTTGTCAAAGTAGGAGAATGTGGGTTCAAGTGCGTTGAAACAcgttatcctcttatttataggttgagaataAGCTATGGGTAGTTTTAGACATTGTGCTAAAAAATAGCAGACATGATCagaacttataataaaattatttaaaaaaagagtaGAGTAAATACCATAGGTAAAAGTTTTTAattgtttctaattttaatttatgaaatgaacaaaaatgaacGTAATCTAAGAATCCTATTAATACCAAGGTCATTTCAACTTCTTCTATTGTGTGaactaatatatttttatgaagataATGTTTTACAACAACGGTTTTGAATGACATTCATTCTTAAATAAAAGTTGTTCTCAATAGAATTGTATATTTTAAGTGACTGCTTTATTGAACTAGAAATGTTTTAAATTGCAGTTGTTCTAAACATGAATTGTTTTGGATTTAATTATCTTGAATGATTGTTAATCTAAATGACAATTGTTCTAAACATAAATTGTCCTAAACATATTTGTTCTTGACTGACAGGAACggttttgaattataattatattcaagCTTATCTCTTTTGAACAATAATTGTATTAAACAAAACTATTccaccaaataaatttaaatgaaaacccttgataaaatataatttaagggtaactaaatgaattttttaaagaagaaatttaaAGATATTGCCATGAAAAGAAAACCCAATTCTTAGTTTGatttagagaaaagaaaatacataattaacaatttcataaGCTAAAAATGGACTGCATTTATTCATATGAGTTCCTATGATTGATTACTATTAAAACATtacaatatgaaattaaagataaacTGTGTGTTCAACTATGGAGAAGGCACCTTCCATTGCTTTTCCACCTTTCCTAATTGacaactataaaattaaaattacaccAAATGGGTCAGCATATATAGTTAGCATAACAATGTACACAAAACCAAAGAAATGGTGaaaaaaaaccccaattttTTCCAAACCAACCCAAAGTCGTTCCAACTGCTAGCTTTAGACTTGATCAACAAATAATCTGTCACTTCCTTCTCCTTATTACACTCCTTTGAACCACCATTCAAtccatcatcttcttccccaaCATACAAGAGAAGCACAAGCATACAAAGGAAGCCACTTAAAGCTTCTTTGCATTGCCTTGTGAAGGTACTCATGGTTGTTGCCATGCACTTCCCTTTGTGTTTCTCCACTTGGAAATGGAAGCTGGTTGGTGTCATTGCATTTTGATGGACCTGGACTGTTTGAGAAGGCAGTGTCTGGTGGAAGAACGTGTTGGCAACTTGCCGAGTTGAAACGAACATTCCATGGTTGATTTTGATGTCTTCGACGAGTTCAAAGCTTGGTGAGGTGGTAAGATCGTCCATGTTGCCTTCGTCTAAAAAGTGATGATCGTTGGGGTCATCGTCGATGAATCCATGTGTGAAATCTTCCATTTCTGGATTGTTGATACCGGTGTCATCGAATTCGAAACTATTATAATCATGTCCATTTCCTGCAtgcaaaaaacaaaagaaatatagaatttttttaagtctgaGAGAAAAGAACTAAGAGGAGGTGATATGGGACTTTGAATCTTTGGTAACCTACCTTGGATGCCATTGTCTTCATTTCTTGTAAAACTTGAAATGTTTTCAATAGGAACAACCTTGTTTTCTTCCATGAAACAATACTGTCCATCGAATCAAATGAAAGGAGTAAATAAGAATTGTGCATCAAATTCTGGTTTTGGTCCTTCTACTATGCTTAGATTTTGGATTTAGTCcctctctctctattttttttttgatatttaggtatcattcatattcaatttacgGTCCATGAAGAAACTTTCGGGGTTCATGGCTGATCCCTCTCAATAATGTCATATTCAGGGGCGgagctagaaaatttttttaggaggGGCCAGaataaagttatatatttttatgatagcaaaagtgaaaattcaccattttaataacctatatctttacaattttaaaggattaaatcaattttttctcattcttggggcctcaaagtttaattttatcatatactaatgtaaattttttaaaattataaaaagactaaaggtaaaaattttcattttagggagCCAGTGCCGTGCCAACTCCTGGTCATATTCTGGGCTCATACTTAAATTCTTTCCTTAAGAATACTAtgcattgtattttattattacacaAACATTAGTTGGTagatcatatattttaattcggCATAATTTAGTCCaccactttataaaatcattagttaatctaaaaaaaaaatgctATTCCCAACCCATCATGTTTGACATGAATTTTGTGCCGGAAACAGTccttttaagaaaaatctactatagtattttaaatgaaataattaatgtGGTTTAACGATTTAGGTTAACTAATGATAGTCCAAAAATAGAAGACTAATTatgccaaattaaaatataatgattaattcttaaatttgaGCATAGTATAAGGACCAAAAACAAATTTGAccaattatatatgtaaatgaAAGTATTAAAAATGCTACCTGCTCTAGATCTTTGCTCGACATTCCCACCCATCTCGAATTTTCAGCCATTCTCTCTCCCTGCAGCTCAGTTATATCTATGGGCCTTGTAATGGCTTCTTCCAAAGGTTTATTCATGTATTGTGCACAGCTCATCTCGTTCACTTGGTTTTGGTACATGCTTTTGGCAGTCATGAAAGTGAAATCATCGGCATTATTATTGCTTGAACTAGCCCCCCAAGCATCTTCATGGCCGATTGGATTTAGCGAGAGAATCTCCTGCAGTATATCGGTTTCACGcgttggtggtggtggtggtgttgTTTCCATCAGCTTATAGTTGGTGAATCCAAGTCGAGGGAAATCTTCCACCTCCAATGGTGGCAGTGCCAACCGGTGCTGTAGTCTTGCACATTCTAGTGCCACATCAACCTACAAAAATAGTGATTTAGTGCACCGATTAACTATTAAGTTACAATTAATTCTCTAgtctcatttatttataaaaaaattaaatattacagAGAGAGAAATGAATGTTAgacatataacatttaataatatgTCGTTATAGGGAAAAAATTCAGTAAATAGTTTACTTCATACTTTacgttattattgttattgataaaaaattgttatacaatataaaaataaaacataaaaaatcggTTCTAcaataaaacttataataaaatgcTTATAAAGTTGTACTAATTTCtgattctaattttattaaattattgaaaaactATTTACCTTGGATGGATGGTAGGGTAGCGTTTCGTAGTTTGTGAAGGATGCATTGTTTAAGCCAAACACATCATGGGACAAGGATTGCATCCATTTAACCTCGTTGGCATCGCAAATGTCGATAGGTGACCGATTGAGAACACTCGGCGAACGTGTATCGATCGGGATACCAAAATCGGAACTCTCTTCGAAGCTCGAAGAATGTTCGTAAGCAATCTGATTTGGAGTCGCGACGGCTTGGTAATGGTCCCCAGGAACCTTGGGGGGAATTGCAGTTTTCTTAAACACACGGCAAAGAGCATAAGCATCCTGCAATCATTAACCGATCAGTGAAGTTCATGCAATGGTACGAAGAAAATTTGTGTGGAAACGGTGAGGTAACCTAACCTGCAAGCCTAAGGAAGCCGATTCGCATTCGCGTTCGTCGAGACGATATTCATGCATGACCCAATTGGTTCGAGTGCCATGGGGTGCTCTTCCTCGATAGTAAACCAGGGTTTTTTTCATCCCTACAGCTCGTGTCTGAGAATTCACTTTCCTGTCTTTCCCCGTGGCTTTCCAATACCCAGATTTAGTTGCTCGATTTGTCCTTGATCCATTTGGGTACTTACGGTCTCGAGGACTAAAAAAGTACCATTCAAGATCTTTGCTGGGTAATAAGGATTTCCCTGCAAATTTATATGATGCATGTGATTATGGATTATTTGGTAACAAGAAAACATTTGCAACAATTACACATGTCTTAAGCTAAGATTTTaggatgtttttttttttgtatcatAAACATAAAGCACGTATATGGTGCATGTGATTACggattattttgaaaatacaaaCAATCTTCTTCTACAAATCATTTTATGAAGATTCCCCTTTCACAAATTTAGGGTTACCTttacatttattaataattaaacatataatagCAGATATTATACCTGAATACAGGTATTACTCAAATCATAGATGTGAAATAATCTAACcagttaaatatattatatttgaaagatttaagttatttaaaatattttaattatttttataattattaagattatttcggattaaactataatttaatACTCTTGTCATTCGAACAAGAAATTGTTGGATAATATTGTATTATTGAATGTGTTTGAgagttgtatatatattttcccaAAGTTCTTTTCTAATAATAAGTATATCATACtattttagattttcaaaataaaaacaattaattgtTCCTTTCTTGCTGTTAAACTTAAAAATActgtttgaaaatgaaaaaaaaaaaaaaagtggcaGAAAAAGAGTACCTGGTAAGTCCCAAGGCTCACACTTGTAAAGATCAACTTCAGGGATGATCTCCAATTCAATCTTGCGCCCATTAATCTTTCTCTTGAGATAATAAACGACGAGCTCCTCGTCCGTCGGGTGGAACCTAAAACCAGGAGGCAATGAAACAGCacccatctttttttttttattaataaacaaCCAATGATATCAGAGAGATGGAATAATGGGCGGCAGTGAAAGCCAAGAATATGGTTGTATTGTATGAGAGATTATTATATCCTTGGCCTTCACTACAGTTTAAGAGAAAGAGACGGAGGCTTTAAAGAAGAtccaaagagagagagagagagagtttaggatatgaaagacaaaaagaagaagaagaaaaaggtgaGAGAGGAAGGCCGCCACACCGCCCTTTGGATGGCTTTTGTAATTGcttttgatttgatataatCAAATGATTCCCTgcaaaaagaattaaatcgtTTAATTGAAGCTTTGGGGGGGTTTGGTTGCTTTGGCTTACAATTATCCCATGCTTCATGCAATGTCCTTTCTTCGAATCTCGGCTACGTACCTCCACGTGCCTACACCCCCCTCTCTTTCTCCCATTTTAAACACTAGGTATCTGGTTTCCCCACTCCTCCTTCACCAATCAATTCTCTGAACCAGTTCGATCGGTTATGTAATTCgaattaataatttcaacaattttatcATATCTCTTAAACAATCTAATtctacttaattttaaatttattcaaagcaCAAAATAACAATCCAACGATTTATATATTAGCCGACCACTTTCTTAGTACTATTCATATTAGAGAAAGGAGCTTACTTGACCCACAAACTTTTCTTGAGTttctctattattttattattgatttgattcCATTTTCTATCAAACTAAACAATTGATTTAGTTTTggaatttaattgtattttactTGAAATGATTTGAATATACTTTACTTATTGAATAGAAAATGatatctattaaaataaaactcttaattaAAATGTGCAATATTGTCGTTTCTTAGCATCCAATGATCCTAACACATCATTTGGAAAACTTTATGCTTGGGCTTCTCCAACTAATCAATCTCAACATGGAaagttttcatttctttttgtaaaAGGTGTGGTAGATCAAAATGAAATGATTGCAACTTTATTGTTCAATGGTTAAATGTTTCATAGTTggattttatatatgttatgattctaaaataccaatttaaagataaaaaattaccatCATCTATGATAAAATACTACTAAAGCATCTAAGGTAAAGAAGCATTTTGGAAGTTTATCCTTAGAGTTAATGGGGTTTGTTGATACAAAGAGAAGATTTGGTAGTCGGTGACAATTCACACGATACTGTAACCTAGAGTTATTGAGGGAGGTTTCTGATGAGTTATGGAAGATGGAAGGATCTGGTGAAAGGTTCGCCGAATATAAATGGAGTTGAAGCTTTAAACCTTTTAGCTCCTTGTCTGGTGAAAGGCAATGTACTATTACCGGCAGGGCGGAAAGTGTTAATTCAGTCTACCACTTGTGCCATCCCTCTTTATGCAATGCAATTTACTCTTCTGCCAATTGCAACTTGTGACCAGTTGGAGCGCCTTAATGGGAATTTCTTATGGGGATTGGGGAGGCTCTACTGAGTCGGTTCACAACCATCTAGTGAAGTGGAACCAAATTTGCCGTTTCAAGAGTCAAGGGGGTCTTGGATTATGGAAGGCTAGACTAAATAATCTAGCCATGCTTGCCAAGGCTGGCTGGCGCTTACATACTAATCAAGATGCTGTATGGTGCCAAGTTTTTAGACAGAAGTAATGCACAACACGCCTTTCATGGACGTGGAATTGAAGGCGACGTCTGTTTCGCCTACTTGGCGGGGTCTTTTAAAAACTCGATATCACGAGGTTGTAAATGGAAAGTAGGCAACGGGTCGgattattttttgaaatgatTGGTGGGTGGGTAACATCAAAGTCGaagtcagatttttttttttggataaaattaaattatatattttcatttcattattttaataatttatatttttataatttttaaataattaaattaaattattatttttatacattaaactataattttacattattaatttaaaattttataaattataaaatgggtaaaagtttttttttccatcTTGCCAGCCCCAGGCTCCGCCGCTGGGTGACACTCCATTATGTCACTCTTTCCTTCTCCCTGCCGCTGAGCAGCGAACAGAGAAGGTTGCGGATTTCATTAATGTTGATGGTCAGTGGAATTTAAAGGTCGTTTCAGGCGAGTTACCGAGTAGGATGAAACTTGAAATTGCAGCAGTCCCTGTACCAATAACAGACCTCCACCATACGCCGGATTCTTGTTGTTGGGGGTTAGAAAATAGTGGAAAATATTCGATAGGACCGCCTATAATATGTTGATGAGAATTGAGAATCCTCCGGATATGGAGATAAAAGTCGGATGGATATGGCACCTGAATTGTCCGGAACGaatcagatttttttatttggtcaAACGCTTAAACGCAAACCAGGTACATTTTCGAAAAGCTATGTCTGATAATACAGCTTGCGCGATATGTAGTGCTGTTATGGAATCGATCGATCACATATTTCGCGAATGCTTGGCGGCGACTGAGTTATGGCTAGAGCTGCGTGTCCCACAATGGCAGTAAGACTTTTTCACTGCCTTCATTGACTGCTGCAGCGAAACTGTTGCGTATCTACAGTTGCaaacttttgtttaccttaagGTGTTCTATTTACTACCTCCTTGTGGAGTCTTTGGAAGTGTTGGAACAGATATGTCTTTCAAGGACAATCCACGCCTGCAGTACAAGTTTTACCGTATGCCCGTAAACTTGCAGCGGATACTATCAGAGCTACGAAACTTGCTGCAACAAGAATGTGTCGGGCTAAGCCTCgcttaaaatttgaaagggtttaagTAAACATATTAGACAAAAAAATGGGCTTAAGCAAAAAGACtgaattcatttaaaatatgggctgGGTTCACCAGCCCGAcctattttaaagtttataatattttatattatataacttaaaatacattaaaaaataaacttatattaaatatataatattactctaatataaatattaaaataattttatgatgactatataaaaactatataaaaatattaaaaattaaaataatatagtataatataatattttaaaaaaatttaaaaataatatggattTAGCCTAAAATGGACTTGGATTAgtattttacaaatatagacgagtttgggaaaaattttaagctcatattTCAAGTTGGATCAGGCTTGAGCagtcataaaatatattaatatcatacttagGTCCAACCCTTAAACACCTCTACTCCTGTTggtattttggtttttaaatatTGATGGAGCAGTTCAACTTGGCTCTCGAATGGCTTCAACGGAGGGTCTCTAGtcaaatgaaaatggaaattggATGTGGTTTTTATACTGAATACGATGTGACTAAGTGCTCGTGCCAA
The Gossypium raimondii isolate GPD5lz chromosome 8, ASM2569854v1, whole genome shotgun sequence DNA segment above includes these coding regions:
- the LOC105790399 gene encoding NAC domain-containing protein 54, whose amino-acid sequence is MGAVSLPPGFRFHPTDEELVVYYLKRKINGRKIELEIIPEVDLYKCEPWDLPGKSLLPSKDLEWYFFSPRDRKYPNGSRTNRATKSGYWKATGKDRKVNSQTRAVGMKKTLVYYRGRAPHGTRTNWVMHEYRLDERECESASLGLQDAYALCRVFKKTAIPPKVPGDHYQAVATPNQIAYEHSSSFEESSDFGIPIDTRSPSVLNRSPIDICDANEVKWMQSLSHDVFGLNNASFTNYETLPYHPSKVDVALECARLQHRLALPPLEVEDFPRLGFTNYKLMETTPPPPPTRETDILQEILSLNPIGHEDAWGASSSNNNADDFTFMTAKSMYQNQVNEMSCAQYMNKPLEEAITRPIDITELQGERMAENSRWVGMSSKDLEQYCFMEENKVVPIENISSFTRNEDNGIQGNGHDYNSFEFDDTGINNPEMEDFTHGFIDDDPNDHHFLDEGNMDDLTTSPSFELVEDIKINHGMFVSTRQVANTFFHQTLPSQTVQVHQNAMTPTSFHFQVEKHKGKCMATTMSTFTRQCKEALSGFLCMLVLLLYVGEEDDGLNGGSKECNKEKEVTDYLLIKSKASSWNDFGLVWKKLGFFFTISLVLCTLLC